Proteins encoded by one window of Candidatus Pelagibacter giovannonii:
- a CDS encoding bifunctional diaminohydroxyphosphoribosylaminopyrimidine deaminase/5-amino-6-(5-phosphoribosylamino)uracil reductase RibD, whose product MSTKKDKFLNKDKIFMELALHLAKAQHGLTGINPSVGCVIVKDNEILSIGQTGFNGTPHAEFNAIKNANENLEGSKMYVTLEPCSHYGKTRPCTNIIIKNKIKEVVYAVEDIDKKVKGKTLKILQSKNILVKKIYSKKKLVNFIHPIFLIEKITFLLLLVKLQFLKII is encoded by the coding sequence ATGTCTACAAAAAAAGATAAATTTTTAAACAAAGATAAAATTTTTATGGAGCTTGCCTTGCATTTGGCAAAAGCTCAGCATGGACTAACTGGAATTAATCCTTCTGTTGGCTGTGTAATTGTTAAAGATAATGAAATACTCTCAATTGGTCAAACAGGTTTTAACGGCACACCTCATGCCGAATTTAATGCCATTAAAAATGCAAATGAAAATTTAGAAGGTTCAAAAATGTACGTGACTCTTGAACCTTGTAGTCATTATGGAAAAACTCGTCCGTGCACAAATATTATAATCAAAAATAAGATTAAAGAAGTTGTGTATGCAGTAGAAGATATTGATAAAAAAGTAAAAGGTAAAACTCTAAAAATTCTTCAATCTAAAAATATTTTAGTGAAAAAAATTTACTCAAAAAAGAAATTAGTAAATTTTATACACCCTATTTTTTTAATAGAAAAAATAACCTTCCTTTTGTTACTGGTAAAATTGCAATTTCTAAAAATAATTTGA
- a CDS encoding RibD family protein, which translates to MIYSKDTKRISDIHTDKFTHFLRYKNDSLMISSKTLNKDNPKLNCRLEGLNKFSPKRIILDRNLETKKNSYIFKTANKKNTIIFYHNTKTKVKLMFKKKGITLIKAKLNKDNFDIKSILKKLYVLGCRNLLVEGGNDLSKHIVKKRLFNEFYLYKCAKSLSKSVNYKEFSFLNELKKNYKNKLKINKKLGKDVITLYK; encoded by the coding sequence TTGATATATAGCAAAGATACAAAAAGAATTTCAGATATTCATACCGATAAATTTACACACTTTCTTAGATATAAAAATGACTCGTTAATGATTTCTTCTAAAACTTTAAACAAAGATAACCCAAAGCTTAACTGTAGACTAGAAGGTTTGAATAAATTTTCCCCTAAAAGAATAATTCTAGATAGAAACTTAGAAACTAAAAAAAATTCATACATTTTTAAAACCGCAAATAAAAAAAATACTATAATTTTTTATCATAACACCAAAACTAAAGTGAAATTAATGTTTAAAAAAAAAGGGATAACTTTAATCAAAGCTAAATTAAATAAAGATAACTTTGATATTAAATCAATTTTAAAGAAACTTTATGTCCTTGGTTGCAGGAATTTATTAGTTGAAGGAGGAAATGATCTTTCCAAACACATTGTTAAAAAGAGATTATTTAATGAATTTTATCTATACAAATGTGCAAAAAGTTTATCAAAGTCGGTTAATTATAAAGAGTTTAGTTTTCTTAATGAATTAAAGAAAAATTATAAAAATAAATTGAAAATTAATAAAAAATTAGGCAAAGATGTGATTACACTTTACAAATAA
- a CDS encoding riboflavin synthase has product MFNGIIFNQGLITKFEKRSKGTNIFVKADLKLSGKDLGVSVACDGVCLTLIDIKNKIMEFYLSDETIQRSKFKFLKINDKINLELPLRFGQKISGHICQGHIDAVAKIQSIKKIDKSYLFDFELIKKERANLIDKASICINGISLTISKVTKKGFQVWVIPHTFKLTNLSSLKKSSLVNIEIDILSKYVRNYFNEKK; this is encoded by the coding sequence ATGTTTAATGGAATAATTTTTAACCAAGGTTTAATTACTAAATTTGAAAAAAGATCAAAAGGTACTAATATATTTGTAAAAGCTGATTTAAAGTTATCAGGTAAAGACCTAGGTGTATCAGTTGCTTGTGATGGTGTTTGCTTAACATTAATTGATATTAAAAATAAAATAATGGAATTTTATCTTTCAGATGAAACCATACAAAGATCAAAATTCAAATTCTTAAAAATTAATGATAAAATTAATCTTGAACTTCCATTAAGATTTGGTCAAAAAATATCAGGTCATATTTGCCAAGGTCACATCGATGCAGTAGCAAAAATTCAGAGTATTAAGAAGATTGACAAATCGTATTTATTTGACTTTGAGCTTATTAAAAAAGAAAGAGCAAATTTAATTGATAAAGCTTCTATATGTATAAATGGAATTTCTTTAACAATTTCTAAAGTAACTAAAAAAGGATTTCAAGTTTGGGTTATTCCACACACTTTTAAGCTAACAAATTTATCTTCATTAAAAAAGAGCAGCCTAGTTAATATAGAGATAGATATCTTATCTAAATACGTTAGAAATTATTTTAATGAAAAAAAATAA
- the ribB gene encoding 3,4-dihydroxy-2-butanone-4-phosphate synthase encodes MKKNNYTSIESIINIAKKGGMFILVDDEKRENEGDLIISTTDSSAKNINFMAKYGRGLICLALDSVQAKRLNLSLMSPINQSRNKTAFTISIEAKKGITTGISAKDRAKTIKIASKKNVNKKDIVSPGHVFPIIAKDGGVLVRAGHTEASVDISKLAKKNNSAVICEIMNEDGTMAKGQDLFNFAKKHNLKIGKIEDLIAYRLKKEKLIKLKKQSDIEVKNQKYKIRIYENLLDGSEHFALIKGNIKKGIIPRVRVISSNVVQNYLINQQLPNSFNKTLNYFKKFNNCVLVFIKDTNLKSVTQTLKDYKNKEFYKKGNDKLIRNYGIGAQIIKDLKIKNMILITKSLKKVIGLEGYDIKITKQEII; translated from the coding sequence ATGAAAAAAAATAATTATACATCCATTGAAAGTATAATTAATATCGCTAAGAAGGGTGGTATGTTCATCTTAGTCGATGATGAAAAAAGAGAAAATGAAGGAGACCTAATAATATCAACCACTGACTCAAGTGCTAAAAATATAAATTTTATGGCTAAATATGGTCGTGGATTAATTTGTCTAGCACTAGATAGTGTACAGGCAAAAAGGTTAAATTTATCTTTAATGTCACCAATAAATCAATCAAGAAATAAAACCGCTTTTACAATTTCTATTGAAGCAAAAAAAGGAATAACAACTGGGATTTCAGCAAAAGATAGAGCAAAGACAATTAAAATTGCTTCAAAGAAAAATGTAAATAAGAAAGACATTGTTTCACCAGGACATGTTTTTCCAATCATAGCTAAAGATGGGGGTGTTCTAGTAAGAGCTGGTCATACAGAAGCTTCTGTTGATATTTCAAAACTTGCTAAAAAAAATAATTCTGCAGTTATTTGTGAAATAATGAACGAAGATGGTACAATGGCCAAAGGTCAAGACTTATTTAATTTTGCTAAAAAACACAATTTAAAGATAGGTAAAATTGAAGACCTTATTGCTTATCGTTTAAAAAAAGAAAAACTAATTAAACTTAAAAAACAATCTGATATTGAAGTTAAAAATCAGAAATATAAAATTAGAATTTATGAAAATCTTTTAGATGGATCTGAGCACTTTGCTCTAATTAAAGGCAATATTAAAAAAGGGATAATACCAAGAGTTAGAGTTATTTCATCAAACGTAGTTCAAAATTATTTAATCAATCAACAATTACCAAATTCGTTTAATAAAACTTTAAATTATTTTAAAAAATTCAATAACTGTGTTTTAGTTTTTATAAAAGATACAAACTTAAAATCTGTTACACAAACACTCAAGGATTATAAGAACAAAGAATTTTATAAAAAGGGAAATGATAAACTTATAAGAAATTATGGTATCGGAGCTCAAATAATTAAAGATTTAAAGATTAAAAATATGATATTAATTACAAAATCTCTTAAAAAAGTTATTGGTTTAGAGGGTTATGATATAAAGATTACCAAACAGGAAATCATTTAA
- the ribH gene encoding 6,7-dimethyl-8-ribityllumazine synthase: MKKKYLIVIADYYKDISNGLLSSAKSILPKSSLIKIINVPGVFEIPVTISKNIKKYDAFLALGCVIKGQTPHFDFISHSSTDAIMKLSVENKKPIGNGIITCLNMRQAIARKKKGREAAQAVISVLSQ, translated from the coding sequence ATGAAAAAAAAATATTTAATAGTTATTGCAGATTATTATAAGGATATATCTAATGGCTTATTAAGTAGTGCAAAGAGCATATTGCCCAAGTCTAGTTTAATAAAAATTATCAATGTCCCAGGTGTTTTTGAAATACCAGTTACTATTTCGAAAAATATTAAAAAGTATGATGCTTTTTTAGCTCTCGGTTGTGTTATTAAAGGCCAAACACCTCATTTTGACTTTATTTCTCATTCTTCAACTGATGCAATAATGAAACTATCTGTAGAAAACAAAAAACCCATTGGTAATGGAATTATTACTTGCCTCAATATGCGTCAAGCTATAGCTAGGAAGAAAAAGGGAAGAGAAGCGGCTCAAGCTGTAATATCTGTCCTTTCTCAATAA
- a CDS encoding transcription antitermination protein NusB — translation MRTPYNPNQSPRVIIIQKLYGNFFNDDTDLTFPKHRFKKFIKDVVLGTIERDEVIKEEVKKYLSEDLQLTNLDQVFQVIVKSAIFEFLYKPKVSTKIIIKEYLDASNFFLEDGQTKYLNAILDKIAKKIRTTNA, via the coding sequence ATGAGAACTCCATACAATCCAAATCAAAGTCCAAGGGTTATAATTATTCAGAAACTATATGGTAATTTTTTTAATGATGACACAGATTTAACTTTTCCCAAACATAGATTTAAAAAATTCATTAAAGATGTTGTTTTAGGAACTATTGAGAGAGATGAAGTTATTAAAGAAGAGGTTAAAAAATATCTAAGTGAAGACTTACAGTTAACTAATTTAGACCAGGTTTTTCAAGTGATAGTAAAGTCTGCTATATTTGAGTTTTTATATAAACCCAAAGTTTCTACTAAAATAATTATTAAAGAATATCTTGATGCATCAAACTTCTTTTTAGAAGATGGTCAAACTAAATATTTAAATGCAATATTAGACAAGATAGCTAAAAAAATAAGAACTACTAATGCATGA
- the thiL gene encoding thiamine-phosphate kinase encodes MHEFELIKNYFQKLSKKSLSALNLNDDIFFDKKNKLAVSVDTYIEDNHFIDFKRPELVIKKIIRSSISDLICKGVKPKYYFISGSGNKKSFSKLNLSKISKSLNQEQNKYKIFLSGGDTVFSNKLSFTITSIGFANNITYRNKAKINDDIYVSGNLGDSYLGLLVLKNKIKLNSRLKKYFTNQYFMPNIQLKLIDHLKKFANTSIDISDGLLADLDKMINNQKLSYKIFLKKIPISGNLKKILTLKKLSKINYISKGDDYQILFTASKNKMRIIRKIASNCRVKLTKIGSIQSHAEKSFIIDDKNRQITLKNKGYLHKF; translated from the coding sequence ATGCATGAATTTGAATTAATAAAAAATTATTTTCAAAAACTTTCTAAAAAATCACTAAGTGCTCTTAATTTGAATGATGATATTTTTTTTGATAAAAAAAATAAATTAGCAGTATCAGTCGATACATATATAGAAGACAATCATTTCATAGACTTTAAAAGACCTGAACTTGTTATAAAAAAAATAATTAGATCATCAATTTCAGACCTTATATGTAAAGGTGTTAAACCAAAATATTATTTTATTTCTGGTTCTGGTAATAAAAAAAGTTTTTCTAAATTAAATTTATCAAAAATTAGCAAGTCACTTAATCAAGAACAAAATAAATATAAAATATTTTTAAGTGGTGGAGATACAGTTTTTTCCAACAAGTTAAGTTTCACAATTACTTCAATAGGTTTTGCTAATAACATTACTTATAGAAACAAAGCTAAAATTAATGATGATATTTATGTCTCTGGAAATTTAGGAGATAGCTATTTAGGTCTATTAGTTTTAAAAAATAAAATTAAACTCAATTCAAGATTAAAAAAATATTTTACTAATCAATATTTTATGCCAAATATTCAATTAAAATTAATTGATCACCTTAAAAAATTTGCCAACACTTCAATTGATATCTCTGACGGACTATTAGCAGACCTAGATAAGATGATTAATAATCAGAAATTATCTTATAAAATTTTTTTAAAAAAAATTCCGATTTCAGGTAATCTAAAAAAAATACTTACTCTAAAAAAACTATCCAAGATTAATTACATTTCTAAAGGTGATGATTATCAGATCTTATTTACAGCCTCTAAAAATAAAATGAGAATCATAAGAAAAATAGCTTCTAATTGTAGAGTTAAGCTTACAAAAATTGGCTCTATTCAAAGTCATGCTGAAAAATCATTCATTATTGATGATAAAAATAGGCAAATTACCCTTAAAAATAAAGGTTATCTTCATAAGTTTTAA
- a CDS encoding sodium-translocating pyrophosphatase, protein MNSLIETILLYTIAAGSLSIVYGYFTGRNILNSSAGNAKMQEIASAIQIGAKAYLARQYKTIAVVGVVVLVIICVVFSPLVGLGYFIGAALSGIAGYVGMLVSVQANVRTAEASRKGLASGLAVAFKSGAVTGMLVAGLALLAIAVYYYFLLKAGIDDREVVNALVALGFGASLISIFARLGGGIFTKGADVGADLVGKVEAGIPEDDPRNPAVIADNVGDNVGDCAGMAADLFETYAVTIVATMVLSSIFFYGDINMMIYPLTIGGACILTSILGTFFVKLGKSKNVMNALYKGFVVSAVSSLMILYPVTDYVIGFASEYTVNGKSFTGMSLYYCGIIGLVITGLLIWITEYYTGTEYRPVRSIAKSSTTGHGTNVIQGLAVSMEATAVPALIIVAGILATNSIAGLYGIAISVTTMLALAGMVVALDAYGPVTDNAGGIAEMAKLPNSVRKTTDALDAVGNTTKAVTKGYAIGSAGLGALVLFAAYVEDIKHFSGVAGSKLEGIVVTFDLSNPYVVVGLLIGGMLPYLFGSMGMQAVGRAGGAVVVEVRRQFKKYPGIMKGKQKPDYAKLVDLLTLAAIREMIIPSLLPVLSPIVLYFAILAIGGQVAALAAVGAMLLGVIITGLFVAVSMTAGGGAWDNAKKYIEDGNHGGKGSEAHKAAVTGDTVGDPYKDTAGPAVNPMIKITNIVALLLLAVIAG, encoded by the coding sequence ATGAACTCACTAATAGAAACAATCTTATTATATACTATAGCGGCAGGATCACTTTCAATCGTTTATGGTTACTTTACGGGTAGAAATATCCTTAACTCAAGTGCTGGAAATGCTAAGATGCAAGAGATTGCATCAGCAATTCAAATTGGTGCTAAAGCATATCTAGCAAGACAATATAAAACAATTGCTGTGGTTGGAGTTGTTGTTTTAGTTATTATTTGTGTGGTGTTTAGCCCATTAGTTGGTTTAGGTTATTTTATTGGAGCTGCATTATCAGGTATAGCTGGTTATGTTGGAATGTTAGTTTCTGTTCAAGCTAACGTTAGAACTGCAGAAGCGTCAAGAAAAGGTTTAGCTAGTGGTCTTGCTGTTGCATTTAAATCAGGTGCTGTAACTGGCATGTTAGTAGCTGGGTTAGCTTTACTTGCAATTGCAGTTTATTACTATTTTTTATTAAAAGCAGGAATTGATGACAGAGAAGTTGTAAATGCATTAGTTGCATTAGGCTTTGGTGCCTCTTTAATATCGATTTTTGCAAGACTAGGTGGTGGAATTTTTACCAAAGGTGCTGATGTTGGTGCTGATTTAGTGGGTAAAGTAGAAGCGGGTATCCCAGAAGATGACCCTAGAAATCCAGCTGTAATTGCTGACAACGTTGGAGATAACGTTGGAGATTGTGCTGGTATGGCAGCAGATTTATTTGAAACTTACGCTGTAACAATTGTTGCAACAATGGTTCTTTCATCTATTTTTTTCTACGGTGATATAAATATGATGATCTACCCTTTAACTATTGGTGGGGCTTGTATCTTAACATCAATTTTAGGAACTTTCTTTGTTAAACTTGGAAAAAGTAAAAACGTTATGAATGCTTTATATAAGGGGTTTGTAGTTTCTGCTGTTTCTTCATTAATGATTTTATACCCTGTTACTGATTATGTAATTGGATTTGCAAGCGAATATACTGTTAATGGTAAAAGTTTTACTGGTATGAGTTTGTATTATTGTGGAATAATTGGTTTAGTTATTACTGGATTATTAATCTGGATTACTGAATACTACACTGGAACTGAATACAGACCGGTAAGAAGTATTGCTAAATCTTCTACAACAGGTCATGGAACAAATGTAATTCAAGGCTTGGCTGTTTCAATGGAAGCTACTGCTGTGCCAGCTTTAATTATTGTTGCCGGTATATTAGCAACAAATTCAATAGCTGGTCTTTATGGTATTGCTATTTCAGTAACTACAATGCTTGCATTAGCAGGTATGGTTGTTGCTCTTGATGCTTATGGTCCTGTAACAGATAATGCTGGTGGTATTGCTGAAATGGCTAAATTACCAAATAGCGTTAGAAAAACTACTGATGCATTAGATGCTGTAGGCAATACAACTAAAGCTGTTACTAAGGGATATGCTATTGGTTCAGCAGGTTTAGGTGCTCTAGTTTTATTCGCAGCTTATGTTGAGGATATCAAGCACTTTTCAGGTGTAGCAGGTTCAAAGCTTGAAGGAATTGTTGTAACTTTTGATCTATCAAACCCTTACGTTGTAGTTGGTTTATTAATTGGTGGAATGCTTCCATATTTATTTGGATCAATGGGCATGCAAGCCGTAGGTAGAGCGGGTGGTGCTGTTGTTGTTGAAGTAAGAAGACAATTTAAAAAATATCCAGGTATCATGAAGGGTAAACAAAAACCTGATTATGCTAAATTAGTTGATTTATTAACTTTAGCAGCAATTAGAGAAATGATTATACCTTCGTTATTACCGGTTCTTTCTCCTATTGTTTTATACTTTGCAATACTAGCTATAGGTGGTCAAGTAGCTGCTTTAGCTGCTGTTGGTGCAATGTTGTTAGGTGTAATTATTACAGGTTTATTCGTAGCTGTTTCAATGACTGCGGGTGGTGGTGCTTGGGATAATGCAAAAAAATATATTGAAGATGGAAATCATGGCGGAAAAGGTTCTGAAGCACATAAAGCCGCAGTAACTGGAGATACTGTTGGGGACCCCTACAAAGATACTGCTGGACCTGCTGTAAACCCAATGATTAAGATTACTAATATCGTAGCTTTATTATTATTGGCTGTAATTGCTGGATAA
- the bamE gene encoding outer membrane protein assembly factor BamE domain-containing protein, producing the protein MRKLFIFFIIPLFFSACTLKKVEKHHGVHFLDKKQEKLTVNRSNKNDILKLLGSPSTKSTFDNDLWIYIERKTNNSSLIKFGRERIMVNNVLLLEINNMGLLETKQFLDLTNMQDLKFAEQITENQYKKNTFVYDFLSSMRQKINDPLGKRKR; encoded by the coding sequence ATGAGAAAATTATTTATATTTTTTATAATACCATTATTTTTTTCGGCTTGTACTTTAAAAAAAGTTGAAAAACACCACGGTGTTCATTTTTTAGATAAAAAGCAAGAAAAGCTTACTGTTAATAGGTCAAATAAAAATGATATTTTAAAATTATTGGGTTCACCATCAACAAAAAGTACTTTTGATAATGATTTATGGATTTATATTGAAAGAAAAACCAATAATTCGTCTCTTATAAAATTTGGCAGAGAAAGAATTATGGTTAATAACGTACTATTACTAGAGATCAATAATATGGGCCTACTTGAAACTAAGCAATTTCTAGATCTCACTAATATGCAAGATTTAAAATTTGCTGAACAAATTACTGAAAATCAATATAAGAAAAATACATTTGTATACGACTTTCTATCTAGTATGAGACAGAAAATTAATGACCCTTTAGGTAAAAGAAAAAGATAA
- a CDS encoding ubiquinol-cytochrome C chaperone family protein, which translates to MNKNYINIYNNLVKLTRNKDLYKGFENQDTFSDRLIFFLLHFSFFLKVYKENNDKKLLQEIYDFTFRQVELSIREIGYGDQSINKKMKDYLNLFYGMIDKIHSWDELDTESRNSILVNFLDNSSNIEYLVKYFENFRLNLKNNTLNSYIKGVVKH; encoded by the coding sequence ATGAATAAAAACTACATAAATATTTACAACAATTTAGTTAAATTAACTAGAAATAAAGATTTGTATAAAGGTTTTGAAAATCAAGATACTTTCTCTGATAGATTGATATTTTTTTTGCTTCATTTCTCTTTCTTTTTGAAAGTTTATAAGGAAAATAATGATAAAAAACTACTTCAGGAAATCTATGATTTTACTTTCAGGCAAGTTGAATTAAGCATCAGGGAGATTGGTTATGGTGATCAATCAATTAATAAAAAAATGAAAGATTACTTAAACTTATTTTATGGAATGATTGATAAAATTCACAGTTGGGATGAATTAGATACAGAATCTAGAAACTCTATTTTAGTAAATTTTTTAGATAATTCATCTAATATTGAGTATTTAGTTAAATATTTTGAAAATTTTAGGTTAAATTTAAAAAATAATACTTTAAATTCTTATATAAAAGGTGTAGTTAAACACTAA
- the rpmF gene encoding 50S ribosomal protein L32 codes for MAVPKRKQSPSRTGMRRAQNMKFKSTNIVEDKKSGEYRLPHHLDLKTGMYRGRQVLDPKE; via the coding sequence ATGGCTGTACCTAAACGAAAACAATCACCGTCAAGAACCGGAATGAGAAGAGCTCAGAATATGAAGTTCAAATCTACGAATATTGTTGAAGATAAGAAATCTGGTGAATACAGATTACCTCATCACTTAGATCTAAAAACAGGTATGTACAGAGGTAGACAAGTTTTAGATCCCAAGGAATAA
- the plsX gene encoding phosphate acyltransferase PlsX, translated as MSKMIKIAVDAMGGDNSPKKVIDGIIHHHKSNTNTFYQIFGDKEKIQNHINDQLSSYSFEIIHTKDVVKGTDSPLEGAKRGKNTSMWLAVQSVKEKKSDIVISAGNTGALLVISKLNLKMIENIDKPALSALWPNKKNMSVVLDLGANIECSPKNLIDFSIMGSALFKSLYPDDTARVALLNIGSEELKGNEIIKETYQQLNQKNNTGFEFEGYIEGNQLMNGDVNVIVADGFTGNVALKTAEGTANFITSELKKAMTGNIIGKISSLLNISNLKKFKKRLDPRLYNGAIFIGLDSPVIKSHGGTDYIGFSNSLSVCTRIVSGNLIEKIRNYIS; from the coding sequence ATGAGCAAAATGATAAAAATTGCAGTTGATGCAATGGGTGGAGACAATTCACCAAAAAAAGTTATAGATGGAATTATCCATCATCACAAAAGTAATACTAATACTTTTTATCAAATTTTTGGTGATAAGGAAAAAATCCAAAATCATATTAATGATCAGTTATCTTCATATTCATTTGAAATAATTCATACTAAAGATGTGGTTAAAGGAACTGATAGTCCTTTAGAGGGAGCCAAAAGAGGAAAAAATACTAGCATGTGGTTAGCCGTACAAAGTGTTAAAGAAAAAAAATCTGACATAGTCATTTCTGCTGGTAACACTGGGGCATTACTTGTTATTTCAAAACTTAATCTAAAGATGATTGAAAATATTGATAAACCAGCACTCTCAGCATTATGGCCAAATAAAAAGAATATGAGTGTTGTACTAGATTTGGGAGCAAATATTGAATGTAGTCCAAAAAACTTAATTGATTTTTCTATAATGGGGTCCGCATTATTTAAATCTTTATATCCAGACGATACAGCAAGAGTTGCTTTATTAAATATAGGGTCCGAGGAACTTAAAGGCAATGAGATCATCAAAGAAACCTACCAGCAGCTAAATCAAAAAAATAACACAGGCTTTGAATTTGAAGGGTACATTGAAGGCAATCAGTTAATGAATGGTGATGTGAATGTTATAGTCGCAGATGGATTTACAGGTAATGTTGCTTTAAAAACAGCCGAGGGTACTGCAAACTTTATTACAAGTGAATTAAAGAAAGCCATGACAGGTAATATTATTGGTAAAATTTCATCTTTACTAAACATTTCAAATTTAAAAAAATTTAAAAAAAGACTAGATCCAAGACTTTATAATGGTGCAATTTTTATAGGTTTAGATTCTCCAGTTATTAAAAGCCATGGTGGAACTGATTATATTGGTTTTTCAAATTCTTTAAGTGTTTGCACTAGAATTGTTAGTGGTAATTTAATAGAAAAGATAAGAAACTACATAAGTTAA
- a CDS encoding HU family DNA-binding protein, which produces MKRTNLTKKDLISSIYMQIGFSKNISENLIDDFLITVVENLKTEKKLKLSKFGTFSIRAKKSRIGRNPKTKEQTTISNRDVVLFKASKEFKDLVNSKNDS; this is translated from the coding sequence ATGAAAAGAACTAACTTAACAAAAAAAGACCTTATAAGCTCAATTTATATGCAAATTGGTTTTTCCAAAAATATATCTGAAAATTTGATTGATGATTTTCTAATCACAGTAGTAGAAAATTTAAAAACTGAAAAAAAATTAAAACTCTCAAAATTTGGTACTTTTTCTATAAGAGCAAAAAAAAGTAGAATTGGACGAAACCCTAAAACAAAGGAACAAACAACTATATCTAATAGAGATGTTGTTTTATTTAAAGCTTCTAAGGAATTTAAAGATTTGGTAAATTCTAAGAATGATTCATAA
- a CDS encoding MerR family transcriptional regulator produces the protein MIHKNNDAYKSIGEVAKILNLVNKKKGTLNTHTIRFWEKEFKQIKPKILNGNRRYYNNDTIEVLKKVKYLLKDQGMTIIGVKKVLNSDKSLKLDELPNNSINADYSLKNKLKKISDLIKKIKSLR, from the coding sequence ATGATTCATAAAAATAATGATGCTTATAAGTCAATAGGTGAAGTTGCTAAAATTCTTAATCTTGTAAACAAGAAAAAAGGAACCTTGAATACTCATACCATTCGATTTTGGGAGAAGGAATTTAAGCAAATTAAGCCAAAAATTTTAAATGGTAATAGAAGATATTATAATAATGATACAATTGAGGTTTTAAAAAAAGTTAAATATCTACTTAAAGATCAGGGAATGACAATTATTGGTGTTAAAAAAGTTCTTAATTCAGATAAATCATTAAAACTTGACGAATTACCAAATAATTCTATAAATGCTGATTATAGTTTAAAAAATAAACTTAAAAAGATTTCTGATTTAATAAAAAAAATAAAAAGTTTAAGATAA
- a CDS encoding 50S ribosomal protein L33 yields the protein MAKKTHVKVRLVPEAKPDSPFFYYVKKPAGGEKAKVKLSAKKYNPSTRKHEMFVEKKLPPHSK from the coding sequence ATGGCAAAAAAAACACACGTTAAAGTTAGATTGGTACCTGAAGCTAAACCCGATAGTCCATTTTTTTATTATGTAAAAAAACCAGCTGGCGGTGAAAAAGCTAAAGTTAAATTGTCTGCCAAGAAGTACAATCCCTCTACAAGAAAACATGAGATGTTTGTGGAAAAAAAATTACCTCCACACAGTAAATAG
- a CDS encoding chorismate mutase — translation MSPTNKKKLNQIRIKLDKLDNDLLKLIKKRSSLVNEVLKVKIHKKEIIDQKRINFILKKIKEKSIQTNIDPKITNRIWKNMIWSFIDYEKRNFRKK, via the coding sequence ATGTCGCCTACTAATAAGAAAAAACTAAATCAGATTAGAATAAAGCTTGATAAGCTTGATAATGATTTACTTAAACTAATCAAAAAAAGATCTTCACTAGTCAATGAAGTATTAAAAGTAAAAATTCATAAGAAAGAAATTATTGATCAAAAAAGGATCAATTTTATTCTTAAAAAGATTAAAGAAAAATCAATACAAACTAATATAGACCCAAAAATCACCAATAGAATTTGGAAAAATATGATTTGGTCTTTTATTGATTACGAAAAAAGGAATTTTAGAAAAAAGTAA